One Molothrus ater isolate BHLD 08-10-18 breed brown headed cowbird chromosome 13, BPBGC_Mater_1.1, whole genome shotgun sequence DNA window includes the following coding sequences:
- the MEX3B gene encoding RNA-binding protein MEX3B isoform X1, whose protein sequence is MPSSLFADMERNGSGGGGGGGGGGGGETLDDQRALQIALDQLSLLGLDNDETGSIYDNEPRKKSVNMTECVPVPSSEHVAEIVGRQGCKIKALRAKTNTYIKTPVRGEEPLFVVTGRKEDVAMARREIISAAEHFSMIRASRNKNTALNGTVPGPPNLPGQTTIQVRVPYRVVGLVVGPKGATIKRIQQQTHTYIVTPSRDKEPVFEVTGMPENVDRAREEIEAHIAMRTGGIIELTDENDFHANGTDVGFELNGTGSLWSKPTPPSITPTPGRKPFCNYRNDSSSSLGSASTDSYFGGGTGGGGSARLADYSPPSPALSFSHNGNNNNNSANGYVYGGGGGDVLSSPDCCSELPFDSPPGFDLAPAPPPGAALLWPQFERGPAAPPSPAPSPAAAAAFPGAAPANANLALLVSGPRRGAAPPPARLSPPLHGSAAGTEHPLARRVRSDPGGRLLAASYPLYANGLGAHLPGLPSDSSASSSSSSSSSSSSSCSSSGVRRKGSRDCSVCFESEVIAALVPCGHNLFCMECANRICEKTEPQCPVCHSAVTQAIRIFS, encoded by the exons ATGCCCAGCTCGCTTTTTGCAGACATGGAGAGGAacgggagcggcggcggcggcggtggtggtggtggtggcggGGGAGAGACCCTGGATGACCAAAGAGCCCTTCAGATCGCCCTGGatcagctctccctgctggggctggacaACGACGAGACGGGCTCCATTTACGACAACGAGCCTCGGAAAAAGAGCGTGAACATGACTGAATGCGTGCCGGTGCCCAGCTCGGAACATGTCGCTGAGATAGTGGGGAGACAAG GTTGTAAAATCAAAGCTCTGCGGGCAAAGACCAACACCTACATCAAGACCCCGGTTCGCGGGGAGGAGCCGCTCTTTGTTGTGACGGGCAGAAAGGAAGATGTGGCCATGGCCCGCAGGGAGATCATCTCTGCGGCCGAGCACTTCTCCATGATCCGAGCCTCGCGGAACAAGAACACAGCCCTGAACGGCACCGTTCCCGGCCCCCCGAACCTGCCCGGCCAAACCACCATCCAGGTGCGGGTGCCTTATCGCGTGGTGGGCTTGGTCGTGGGGCCCAAGGGGGCGACCATCAAGCGCATCCAGCAGCAGACGCACACGTACATCGTGACCCCGAGCCGGGACAAGGAGCCGGTCTTTGAGGTGACAGGCATGCCAGAGAACGTGGACCGGGCCCGGGAGGAGATCGAGGCGCACATCGCCATGCGCACCGGCGGCATCATCGAGCTGACGGACGAGAACGACTTCCACGCCAACGGCACGGACGTGGGCTTCGAGCTGAACGGCACGGGCAGCCTCTGGAGCAAGCCCACGCCGCCCAGCATCACACCCACCCCGGGCCGCAAGCCCTTCTGCAACTACCGCAACGACAGCTCCAGCTCGCTGGGCAGCGCCTCCACCGACTCCTACTTCGGGGGCGGCACCGGGGGGGGCGGCAGCGCCCGCCTGGCCGACTACAGCCCCCCGAGCCCGGCGCTGAGCTTCTCGCACAAcggcaacaacaacaacaacagcgCCAACGGCTACGTGTacggcgggggcggcggcgaCGTCCTCTCCTCCCCGGACTGCTGCTCCGAGCTGCCCTTCGACTCGCCGCCCGGCTTCGACCtggcgcccgccccgccgcccgggGCCGCCCTCCTCTGGCCGCAGTTcgagcgcggccccgccgcgccgccctcGCCCGCGCCCTCgcctgccgccgccgccgccttcCCGGGCGCCGCGCCCGCCAATGCCAACCTGGCGCTGCTGGTGAGCGGCCCCCGGCgcggcgccgccccgcccccggcgcggCTCTCCCCGCCCCTGCACGGCAGCGCGGCCGGCACCGAGCACCCGCTGGCGCGCCGGGTGCGCAGCGACCCCGGCGGGCGGCTGCTGGCCGCCTCCTACCCGCTGTACGCCAACGGGCTGGGCGCCCACCTGCCCGGGCTGCCCTCCGACTCCTCCgcctcctcgtcctcctcctccagctcctcgtccagctcctcctgctcttcctctggCGTGCGGCGGAAGGGCAGCCGCGACTGCTCGGTGTGCTTCGAGAGCGAGGTGATCGCGGCGCTGGTGCCCTGCGGCCACAACCTCTTCTGCATGGAGTGCGCCAACCGCATTTGCGAGAAGACGGAGCCGCAGTGCCCCGTGTGCCACAGCGCCGTCACCCAGGCCATCCGCATCTTCTCCTGA
- the MEX3B gene encoding RNA-binding protein MEX3B isoform X2 has protein sequence MERNGSGGGGGGGGGGGGETLDDQRALQIALDQLSLLGLDNDETGSIYDNEPRKKSVNMTECVPVPSSEHVAEIVGRQGCKIKALRAKTNTYIKTPVRGEEPLFVVTGRKEDVAMARREIISAAEHFSMIRASRNKNTALNGTVPGPPNLPGQTTIQVRVPYRVVGLVVGPKGATIKRIQQQTHTYIVTPSRDKEPVFEVTGMPENVDRAREEIEAHIAMRTGGIIELTDENDFHANGTDVGFELNGTGSLWSKPTPPSITPTPGRKPFCNYRNDSSSSLGSASTDSYFGGGTGGGGSARLADYSPPSPALSFSHNGNNNNNSANGYVYGGGGGDVLSSPDCCSELPFDSPPGFDLAPAPPPGAALLWPQFERGPAAPPSPAPSPAAAAAFPGAAPANANLALLVSGPRRGAAPPPARLSPPLHGSAAGTEHPLARRVRSDPGGRLLAASYPLYANGLGAHLPGLPSDSSASSSSSSSSSSSSSCSSSGVRRKGSRDCSVCFESEVIAALVPCGHNLFCMECANRICEKTEPQCPVCHSAVTQAIRIFS, from the exons ATGGAGAGGAacgggagcggcggcggcggcggtggtggtggtggtggcggGGGAGAGACCCTGGATGACCAAAGAGCCCTTCAGATCGCCCTGGatcagctctccctgctggggctggacaACGACGAGACGGGCTCCATTTACGACAACGAGCCTCGGAAAAAGAGCGTGAACATGACTGAATGCGTGCCGGTGCCCAGCTCGGAACATGTCGCTGAGATAGTGGGGAGACAAG GTTGTAAAATCAAAGCTCTGCGGGCAAAGACCAACACCTACATCAAGACCCCGGTTCGCGGGGAGGAGCCGCTCTTTGTTGTGACGGGCAGAAAGGAAGATGTGGCCATGGCCCGCAGGGAGATCATCTCTGCGGCCGAGCACTTCTCCATGATCCGAGCCTCGCGGAACAAGAACACAGCCCTGAACGGCACCGTTCCCGGCCCCCCGAACCTGCCCGGCCAAACCACCATCCAGGTGCGGGTGCCTTATCGCGTGGTGGGCTTGGTCGTGGGGCCCAAGGGGGCGACCATCAAGCGCATCCAGCAGCAGACGCACACGTACATCGTGACCCCGAGCCGGGACAAGGAGCCGGTCTTTGAGGTGACAGGCATGCCAGAGAACGTGGACCGGGCCCGGGAGGAGATCGAGGCGCACATCGCCATGCGCACCGGCGGCATCATCGAGCTGACGGACGAGAACGACTTCCACGCCAACGGCACGGACGTGGGCTTCGAGCTGAACGGCACGGGCAGCCTCTGGAGCAAGCCCACGCCGCCCAGCATCACACCCACCCCGGGCCGCAAGCCCTTCTGCAACTACCGCAACGACAGCTCCAGCTCGCTGGGCAGCGCCTCCACCGACTCCTACTTCGGGGGCGGCACCGGGGGGGGCGGCAGCGCCCGCCTGGCCGACTACAGCCCCCCGAGCCCGGCGCTGAGCTTCTCGCACAAcggcaacaacaacaacaacagcgCCAACGGCTACGTGTacggcgggggcggcggcgaCGTCCTCTCCTCCCCGGACTGCTGCTCCGAGCTGCCCTTCGACTCGCCGCCCGGCTTCGACCtggcgcccgccccgccgcccgggGCCGCCCTCCTCTGGCCGCAGTTcgagcgcggccccgccgcgccgccctcGCCCGCGCCCTCgcctgccgccgccgccgccttcCCGGGCGCCGCGCCCGCCAATGCCAACCTGGCGCTGCTGGTGAGCGGCCCCCGGCgcggcgccgccccgcccccggcgcggCTCTCCCCGCCCCTGCACGGCAGCGCGGCCGGCACCGAGCACCCGCTGGCGCGCCGGGTGCGCAGCGACCCCGGCGGGCGGCTGCTGGCCGCCTCCTACCCGCTGTACGCCAACGGGCTGGGCGCCCACCTGCCCGGGCTGCCCTCCGACTCCTCCgcctcctcgtcctcctcctccagctcctcgtccagctcctcctgctcttcctctggCGTGCGGCGGAAGGGCAGCCGCGACTGCTCGGTGTGCTTCGAGAGCGAGGTGATCGCGGCGCTGGTGCCCTGCGGCCACAACCTCTTCTGCATGGAGTGCGCCAACCGCATTTGCGAGAAGACGGAGCCGCAGTGCCCCGTGTGCCACAGCGCCGTCACCCAGGCCATCCGCATCTTCTCCTGA